A stretch of Crossiella cryophila DNA encodes these proteins:
- a CDS encoding PH domain-containing protein encodes MTMLNTSAPRLRPPRYRVDPSARRWWTVQALLTVTGPAFLVALTMTTLSLLFFPGALGWLGPLLLGVLVLPGLGYLLVMPPWRYRVHAWELGEHAVYSASGWFWQRRRITPLTKVQTVDTVIGPIQRGFGLATVIVTTASTAGDVRISGLAMDEANELARRIGEAAAVEEA; translated from the coding sequence ATGACCATGCTGAACACTTCCGCGCCCAGGCTGCGCCCGCCGCGCTACCGGGTGGATCCGAGCGCGCGCCGCTGGTGGACCGTGCAGGCGCTGCTCACCGTGACCGGACCGGCGTTCCTGGTCGCGCTGACCATGACCACGCTGTCCCTGCTGTTCTTCCCCGGCGCGCTGGGCTGGCTCGGCCCGCTGCTGCTCGGCGTGCTGGTGCTGCCCGGCCTGGGCTACCTGCTGGTCATGCCGCCGTGGCGGTACCGGGTGCACGCCTGGGAACTGGGCGAGCACGCGGTCTACTCGGCCAGCGGCTGGTTCTGGCAGCGGCGGCGGATCACCCCGCTGACCAAGGTGCAGACCGTGGACACCGTGATCGGCCCGATCCAGCGTGGTTTCGGCCTGGCCACGGTGATCGTGACCACCGCCTCCACCGCCGGCGACGTGCGGATCTCCGGGCTGGCCATGGACGAGGCGAACGAGCTGGCCAGGCGGATCGGCGAGGCCGCCGCGGTCGAGGAGGCGTGA
- a CDS encoding RNA polymerase sigma factor — MTEDRDTALLVVRCQLGEPAALAELVRAWHPPLWTYLRRMSTPQTADDLVQETWLAVLGALPRLREPGRFAPWVFTIARRTLLDRLRERYRPEPPPPEPVAGPAAEAVLDVLELRAGLAEVPLPEREVLVLFHLADLSLRDCAEVLGVPVGTVKSRLSRARGLLRERLLEKGFRHDG; from the coding sequence GTGACCGAGGACCGGGACACCGCGTTGCTGGTGGTGCGGTGCCAGCTCGGCGAGCCCGCGGCGCTGGCCGAGCTGGTGCGGGCCTGGCACCCGCCGCTGTGGACCTACCTGCGCCGGATGAGCACCCCGCAGACCGCCGACGATCTCGTGCAGGAGACCTGGCTGGCGGTGCTGGGCGCCTTGCCGCGGTTGCGGGAGCCGGGGCGGTTCGCGCCCTGGGTGTTCACCATCGCGCGGCGGACGTTGCTGGACCGGCTGCGCGAGCGGTACCGGCCCGAGCCGCCGCCGCCCGAACCGGTGGCCGGGCCCGCCGCCGAGGCCGTGCTGGATGTGCTCGAACTGCGGGCCGGGCTGGCCGAGGTGCCATTGCCCGAACGCGAGGTGCTGGTGCTCTTCCACCTCGCCGATCTGTCCCTGCGGGACTGCGCCGAGGTGCTCGGGGTGCCGGTGGGCACGGTCAAGTCCCGGTTGTCCCGCGCTCGCGGACTGCTCCGCGAACGCCTGCTGGAGAAGGGGTTCCGCCATGACGGATGA
- a CDS encoding NAD(P)-binding domain-containing protein has translation MPAAPTGVVADVDTDVVVIGAGQAGLSSSYFLRRAGIGHVLLDSAPHAGGAWQHYWPSLRYADVHGFHALQDLPLIVPDPERPAAEVLSAYFTEYEQRFDLPVIRPVQVRSVRHDGPDFLVEAPEGSWRARGVINATGSWSHPLWPHYPGAREFLGRQLHTAHYRGPAGFAGQRVVVVGGGASALRFLDELSPIAETIWVTRREPEFSEAEFTPERGRAIIARVEESVRAGKPPRSVVWNTGLALTPLIKDLTARGVLRRRPMFERITPDGVTWADGSHERVDTIIWATGFRAALNHLAPLRLRAPGGGIVMAGGHPAAEPRLHLVGYGPSASTIGANRAARTAVGELRRELFPLGVAV, from the coding sequence ATGCCCGCCGCGCCCACCGGCGTTGTCGCGGACGTGGACACGGACGTGGTGGTGATCGGGGCCGGCCAGGCCGGTCTGTCCAGCTCGTACTTCCTGCGCCGGGCCGGGATCGGGCACGTGCTGCTGGACTCGGCCCCGCACGCCGGTGGCGCCTGGCAGCACTACTGGCCCTCGCTGCGCTACGCCGACGTGCACGGTTTCCACGCCCTGCAGGACCTGCCGCTGATCGTGCCTGACCCGGAACGTCCCGCGGCCGAGGTGCTCTCGGCCTACTTCACCGAGTACGAGCAGCGCTTCGACCTGCCGGTGATCCGCCCGGTCCAGGTCCGCTCGGTCCGGCACGACGGCCCTGACTTCCTCGTCGAGGCCCCGGAGGGCAGCTGGCGGGCCCGCGGCGTGATCAACGCGACCGGCTCGTGGAGCCACCCGCTGTGGCCGCACTACCCGGGCGCGCGGGAGTTCCTCGGCCGTCAGCTGCACACCGCGCACTACCGCGGACCGGCCGGATTCGCCGGGCAGCGGGTGGTCGTGGTCGGCGGCGGGGCCTCCGCGCTGCGGTTCCTGGACGAGCTGTCCCCGATCGCGGAGACGATCTGGGTGACCCGGCGGGAACCGGAGTTCAGCGAGGCCGAGTTCACCCCCGAACGCGGCCGGGCGATCATCGCCAGGGTCGAGGAGTCGGTGCGGGCCGGGAAACCCCCGCGCAGCGTGGTCTGGAACACCGGGCTCGCGCTCACCCCGCTGATCAAGGACCTCACCGCGCGCGGGGTGCTGCGCCGCCGCCCGATGTTCGAGCGGATCACCCCGGACGGCGTGACCTGGGCCGACGGCAGCCACGAGCGAGTCGACACGATCATCTGGGCCACCGGGTTCCGGGCCGCGCTCAACCACCTGGCCCCGCTGCGGCTGCGCGCGCCCGGCGGCGGGATCGTGATGGCCGGTGGCCACCCCGCCGCCGAGCCGCGGCTGCACCTGGTGGGTTATGGCCCCTCAGCGAGCACCATCGGCGCCAACCGGGCCGCCCGCACCGCAGTCGGCGAACTCCGCCGGGAGCTGTTCCCCCTCGGCGTCGCGGTCTAG
- a CDS encoding nucleotide pyrophosphohydrolase — MSGFDELVPRLRAFAAAREWEPFHTPRNLAMALSGEVGELVAELQWLSDKEIREQLDGGALRERVADEVADVLLYLVRFADVCGLDLAAEAHAKIDRNEHRFPPLEANPSA; from the coding sequence ATGTCTGGATTCGACGAGCTTGTCCCCCGGTTGCGGGCGTTCGCGGCGGCGCGGGAGTGGGAGCCCTTCCACACCCCGCGCAACCTGGCCATGGCGCTCTCCGGCGAGGTCGGCGAACTCGTCGCGGAACTGCAATGGTTGAGCGACAAGGAGATCCGCGAGCAGCTCGACGGCGGCGCGTTGCGCGAGCGGGTGGCCGACGAGGTCGCCGACGTGCTGCTCTACCTGGTGCGTTTCGCCGATGTGTGTGGTCTGGACCTCGCGGCCGAGGCGCACGCCAAGATCGACCGCAACGAGCACCGGTTCCCACCGCTGGAGGCAAACCCTTCCGCCTGA
- a CDS encoding flavin reductase family protein, with product MRLDFAPDTTGIGRFYRLLTAVVVPRPIAWVSTVSAEGVDNLAPHSFFTVACVTPPIVQFTSVGRKDTLTNVEATGEFVVNLANQDNFAQVNATGTDFPPTTSEFDAVGLAREPSSKVKPFRVASSPAALECVLHSTVRLGDSTVVFGRVVHAAVAEEMFTDDLPGIELLRPLARLGRDEWGTVGEVLETTRIRHQDWPGHYRG from the coding sequence ATGCGCCTGGACTTCGCCCCGGACACGACGGGCATCGGCCGGTTCTACCGGCTGCTCACCGCCGTCGTGGTGCCGCGCCCGATCGCCTGGGTGTCCACGGTCTCCGCCGAGGGCGTGGACAACCTCGCCCCGCACTCCTTCTTCACCGTGGCCTGCGTGACCCCGCCGATCGTCCAGTTCACCTCGGTCGGCCGCAAGGACACCCTGACCAACGTCGAGGCCACCGGCGAGTTCGTGGTCAACCTGGCCAACCAGGACAACTTCGCCCAGGTCAACGCCACCGGCACCGACTTCCCCCCGACCACCAGCGAATTCGACGCCGTCGGCCTGGCAAGGGAACCCAGCAGCAAGGTCAAGCCGTTCCGGGTGGCGAGCAGCCCGGCCGCGCTGGAGTGCGTGCTGCACAGCACGGTGCGGCTGGGTGACTCGACGGTGGTGTTCGGGCGGGTGGTGCACGCGGCGGTGGCCGAGGAGATGTTCACCGACGACCTGCCGGGGATCGAGCTGCTGCGGCCGCTGGCCAGGCTGGGGCGGGATGAGTGGGGGACGGTGGGCGAGGTGCTGGAGACGACCCGGATCCGGCATCAGGACTGGCCGGGGCACTACCGGGGCTAG
- a CDS encoding glycosyltransferase family 39 protein — translation MQVQVSERGSETRALPPFARVPVLAIAGVLGVLLVAFAERYGWFGDELYFLAAGQRLDWGYADQGPLAPLLALVMESVFPGSLTALRLPSVLMVLATVAVTALIARELGGARRAQALAALVTAGSPFLVGNGHLLTTNSPDVLMWALACWLLVRWVRTRRDAVLPWLGVVTAIAVQSKFLIAGFWVVLAVAVLVAGPRELLRRPMLWLGAGIALLTTLPSLLWQARHGWPQLGMTGQIAAEGELMHGGLLGFVPMMLFLAGLISGLVVLLYGTWRLLRSAELRPYAFLGWTFLGVAALFLVAGGRPYYVAGMFPVLWAAGAVELSRNRVAGWWRWSASLPVALVSTLAMSFFALPLEPVASRAGTDSVDFISTHSVGWTELADQVAAEYRRLPPEQRARTAVLTNGYWTASALAWFGPARGLPAPQSGSRGYWYFGAPPESADAVLFVGRPQPVLAESFRTVTQLRVLETNLKANKAVDGAPLLLATGRTQSWAELWPRFRKLG, via the coding sequence ATGCAAGTCCAGGTCAGCGAGCGAGGATCGGAGACGCGGGCGCTGCCGCCGTTCGCCAGGGTGCCGGTACTGGCGATCGCCGGGGTGCTCGGCGTGCTGCTGGTGGCCTTCGCCGAGCGGTACGGGTGGTTCGGCGACGAGCTGTACTTCCTCGCCGCCGGGCAGCGGCTGGACTGGGGATATGCCGACCAGGGCCCGCTGGCGCCGCTGCTGGCGCTGGTGATGGAGTCGGTGTTCCCCGGTTCGCTGACCGCGCTGCGGCTGCCCTCGGTGCTGATGGTGCTGGCCACCGTGGCGGTGACCGCGCTGATCGCCCGCGAACTCGGCGGCGCCCGGCGCGCCCAGGCGCTGGCCGCGCTGGTCACCGCGGGTTCGCCGTTCCTCGTCGGCAACGGGCACCTGCTCACCACCAACTCGCCGGACGTGCTGATGTGGGCGCTGGCCTGCTGGCTGCTGGTGCGCTGGGTGCGTACCCGGCGGGACGCGGTGCTGCCCTGGCTGGGCGTGGTCACCGCGATCGCGGTGCAGAGCAAGTTCCTCATCGCCGGGTTCTGGGTGGTGCTCGCGGTGGCCGTGCTGGTGGCCGGGCCGAGGGAGCTGTTGCGCAGGCCGATGTTGTGGCTGGGCGCGGGGATCGCGCTGCTGACCACGCTGCCCAGCCTGCTGTGGCAGGCGAGGCACGGCTGGCCGCAGCTGGGCATGACCGGGCAGATCGCCGCCGAGGGCGAGCTGATGCACGGCGGACTGCTCGGCTTCGTGCCGATGATGTTGTTCCTGGCCGGGCTGATCAGCGGGCTGGTGGTGCTGCTCTACGGGACCTGGCGGCTGCTGCGCTCGGCCGAACTGCGCCCGTACGCCTTCCTGGGCTGGACCTTCCTCGGCGTGGCGGCGCTGTTCCTGGTCGCGGGCGGCAGGCCGTACTACGTGGCCGGGATGTTCCCGGTGCTGTGGGCGGCCGGTGCGGTGGAGCTGTCCCGCAACCGGGTGGCCGGCTGGTGGCGCTGGTCGGCGAGCCTGCCGGTGGCACTGGTCTCCACGCTGGCGATGTCCTTCTTCGCACTGCCGCTGGAGCCGGTGGCGAGCCGGGCCGGGACCGATTCGGTGGACTTCATCAGCACGCACAGCGTGGGCTGGACCGAGCTGGCCGATCAGGTGGCCGCCGAGTACCGCAGGCTGCCGCCGGAGCAGCGGGCCAGGACCGCGGTGCTGACCAACGGCTACTGGACGGCCAGCGCGCTGGCCTGGTTCGGGCCTGCGCGCGGACTGCCCGCGCCGCAGAGCGGGTCTCGGGGCTACTGGTACTTCGGCGCGCCGCCGGAGTCCGCGGACGCGGTGCTCTTCGTCGGCCGCCCGCAGCCGGTGCTGGCCGAGTCCTTCCGCACGGTGACCCAGCTGCGGGTGCTGGAGACGAATTTGAAGGCCAACAAGGCCGTGGACGGCGCGCCGTTGCTGCTGGCGACGGGGCGCACGCAGAGCTGGGCCGAGCTGTGGCCCCGATTCCGGAAGCTGGGGTGA
- a CDS encoding NAD-dependent epimerase/dehydratase family protein: MRVLVTGASGYVGQAVVRQLSQTGHDVVALVHRSVVNVPEGVELRRGDVLDGEGLLAAADGVHAAVHLVSLTRIREAFAHPTLYYRVNLGGTLHVLEALARQAEVTGVKPRLVMASTASVYGTPARQPIDETTPVAPENPYAASKVAAEEAIRWQVATGGLGAVVLRIFNIAGAVGELGDYDDTRIITRAVGVAAGHLPSVEINGDGSATRDFVHVNDVARAMVHALEDATPGRFDVYNVGAIPASVAEIVDTVRAVTGREIRVTHRPANPGETQRSVGDNTLIRERLGWSPQQSTLTEMVRGQWEAELLRRHR, translated from the coding sequence ATGCGAGTCCTCGTCACCGGCGCGAGCGGCTATGTCGGACAGGCCGTCGTACGCCAACTTTCCCAGACCGGCCACGATGTCGTGGCATTGGTCCACCGCTCAGTGGTCAACGTGCCCGAGGGGGTGGAGCTGCGCAGGGGCGACGTGCTGGACGGCGAGGGCCTGCTCGCGGCCGCGGACGGGGTGCATGCCGCGGTGCACCTGGTCTCGCTGACCCGGATCAGGGAGGCGTTCGCGCACCCTACGCTGTACTACCGGGTCAACCTGGGCGGCACCCTGCACGTGCTGGAGGCGCTGGCCAGACAGGCCGAGGTCACCGGCGTCAAACCCCGGCTGGTGATGGCCTCCACCGCCAGCGTCTACGGCACCCCGGCCCGCCAGCCCATCGACGAGACCACCCCGGTGGCCCCGGAGAACCCCTACGCCGCCTCCAAGGTCGCCGCCGAGGAGGCCATCCGCTGGCAGGTGGCCACCGGCGGCCTGGGCGCGGTGGTGCTGCGGATCTTCAACATCGCCGGCGCGGTCGGCGAGCTGGGCGACTACGACGACACCCGGATCATCACCAGGGCGGTGGGCGTGGCAGCCGGCCACCTGCCGTCGGTGGAGATCAACGGCGACGGTTCGGCGACCAGGGACTTCGTGCACGTCAACGACGTGGCCAGGGCCATGGTGCACGCGCTGGAGGACGCCACGCCGGGCCGCTTCGACGTCTACAACGTGGGCGCCATCCCGGCCAGCGTGGCCGAGATCGTGGACACCGTGCGCGCGGTGACCGGCCGGGAGATCCGGGTCACCCACCGCCCGGCCAACCCCGGCGAGACCCAGCGCTCGGTCGGCGACAACACCCTGATCAGGGAGCGTCTGGGCTGGTCACCGCAGCAGTCAACGCTGACCGAGATGGTCCGCGGCCAGTGGGAGGCGGAACTGTTGCGCCGACACCGCTGA
- a CDS encoding Crp/Fnr family transcriptional regulator, which produces MSVEGLGAASRVLLADVGRRRSVRRGTVLFRQDNESDSVLLVEHGLLRISVVSQDGTDSVLALRGSGELVGEFGAITARRRSATVVALTDSTVVVIASARFRSLLRQFSGLACDVLSLLVTRVDESDRRRLEVGTCTVSQRLARFLGELAATHGTERADGGVEIAAQLTQEELGSAIGATRESVSRALAELRDDGLLSTARRRITILAPTRLDSYLGT; this is translated from the coding sequence ATGAGCGTGGAAGGGCTCGGGGCGGCCAGCCGGGTTTTACTGGCCGACGTCGGGCGTCGTCGCAGCGTGCGCCGGGGCACGGTGCTGTTCAGGCAGGACAACGAGTCCGACTCGGTCCTGCTGGTCGAGCACGGGCTGCTGCGGATCTCGGTGGTGAGCCAGGACGGCACCGACAGCGTGCTCGCCCTGCGCGGCAGCGGTGAGCTGGTCGGCGAGTTCGGCGCCATAACAGCACGTCGGCGCTCGGCCACCGTGGTCGCGCTGACCGACTCGACGGTCGTGGTGATCGCCTCGGCCCGGTTCCGCTCGCTGCTGCGCCAGTTCTCCGGACTCGCCTGCGACGTGCTGTCTTTACTCGTCACCCGAGTGGATGAATCTGACCGGCGGCGGCTGGAGGTCGGCACCTGCACGGTGTCCCAGCGACTGGCCCGCTTCCTCGGCGAGCTGGCCGCCACCCACGGCACCGAGCGGGCCGACGGCGGGGTGGAGATCGCCGCGCAGCTCACCCAGGAGGAGCTGGGCAGCGCGATCGGGGCCACCAGGGAGTCGGTCTCCCGGGCGCTGGCCGAGCTGCGCGACGACGGTCTGCTCAGCACCGCACGCAGGCGGATCACGATTCTGGCGCCCACCCGGCTGGACTCCTACCTTGGGACGTAA
- a CDS encoding PH domain-containing protein encodes MDWRRLDPRMIAVHVSWLAAPAASLLLTLLISGGRLELRSWLTLAGVTLGFLTFTTIGIATWAKTRYRITADAVEVRTGMFIKTLRTVRLNRIRNVDLTASPVHRIFGVTTLRIGTAGSNDTGSEIKLDALSRTDAQALRAELLAHVTRAAAQDPVVSVMNPRWLRYAPLTFWVFGGVVLVLGLGYRALEAIGIEAWRLPLVQQLAVEFGSSALWLTIPLVLLASTLLGVIGALGLYLENWWHYRLEWVSDHLLRVRRGLLTTRSVSIERNRLFGVLLREPLLLRAGGGATVKVVAGGLGNEEQDSARSAVLPPAPLPEALRVTAGVLREPVGPLVDPVLAGHPRVALRRRIVRGLLFVTAPLLVVQGILGWLLTDVLLHLAWSTALASLPFVLWFARDAYRNLGHGLSGSYLLTRSGTFSRDTAALRRDDVLSWTFTDSPFARRAGVVTLTAAVATAAGGYRVPDMAAADSAGFADRAVPGILTEFLDRDAEGEQLPAEFADCGAGGPVGADGAR; translated from the coding sequence ATGGACTGGCGCAGGCTGGACCCGCGCATGATCGCGGTGCACGTGAGCTGGCTGGCCGCGCCCGCGGCCTCCCTCCTGCTCACCCTGCTGATCTCCGGCGGCAGGCTGGAGCTGCGCTCCTGGCTCACCCTGGCCGGGGTGACGCTGGGCTTCCTGACCTTCACCACGATCGGGATCGCCACCTGGGCCAAGACCCGGTACCGGATCACCGCCGACGCGGTGGAGGTGCGCACCGGGATGTTCATCAAAACCCTGCGCACGGTGCGGCTCAACCGGATCCGCAACGTCGACCTCACCGCCAGCCCGGTGCACCGGATCTTCGGGGTGACCACGCTGCGGATCGGCACCGCCGGGTCCAACGACACCGGCAGTGAGATCAAGCTGGACGCGCTGTCCAGGACGGACGCCCAGGCCCTGCGTGCCGAACTGCTCGCGCACGTCACCCGCGCCGCCGCCCAGGACCCGGTGGTCTCGGTGATGAACCCGCGCTGGCTGCGGTACGCGCCGCTGACCTTCTGGGTCTTCGGCGGGGTGGTCCTGGTGCTCGGGCTCGGCTACCGGGCGCTGGAGGCGATCGGCATCGAGGCCTGGCGGCTGCCACTGGTGCAGCAGCTGGCGGTGGAGTTCGGCTCCAGCGCGCTGTGGCTGACCATCCCGCTGGTGCTGCTGGCCTCCACCCTGCTCGGGGTGATCGGCGCGCTCGGGCTGTACCTGGAGAACTGGTGGCACTACCGGCTGGAATGGGTCAGCGATCACCTGCTGCGGGTGCGCCGCGGCCTGCTCACCACCCGCTCGGTCTCCATCGAGCGCAACCGCCTCTTCGGCGTGCTGCTGCGCGAACCCCTGCTGCTGCGCGCCGGGGGTGGCGCGACGGTGAAGGTGGTGGCGGGCGGGCTGGGCAACGAGGAGCAGGACAGCGCGCGCAGTGCCGTGCTGCCGCCCGCGCCGCTGCCCGAGGCGCTGCGGGTGACCGCGGGTGTGCTGCGCGAACCCGTTGGGCCACTGGTGGATCCGGTGCTGGCCGGGCATCCGCGGGTGGCGCTGCGGCGGCGGATCGTGCGCGGGCTGCTGTTCGTGACCGCGCCTTTGCTGGTGGTGCAGGGGATCCTGGGCTGGCTGCTCACGGATGTGTTGCTGCACCTGGCCTGGAGCACCGCGCTGGCGTCCCTGCCGTTCGTGCTGTGGTTCGCCAGGGACGCCTACCGCAACCTGGGGCACGGCCTGTCCGGGTCCTACCTGCTGACCCGCTCGGGCACGTTCAGCCGGGACACCGCGGCGCTGCGCCGCGACGACGTGCTGTCCTGGACCTTCACCGACAGCCCGTTCGCCCGCCGGGCCGGGGTGGTCACGCTGACCGCCGCGGTGGCCACCGCCGCCGGTGGCTACCGGGTGCCGGACATGGCCGCGGCGGACTCGGCCGGGTTCGCCGACCGGGCCGTGCCGGGGATCCTGACCGAGTTCCTAGACCGCGACGCCGAGGGGGAACAGCTCCCGGCGGAGTTCGCCGACTGCGGTGCGGGCGGCCCGGTTGGCGCCGATGGTGCTCGCTGA
- a CDS encoding LysR family transcriptional regulator: MELELRHLRVICTVADTGSVTKAAARLGLAQPALTAQLNRIERALGGTLFERDRRGSRPTPLGELVLARARMLLPAVSELREEAARLANSAGEDTAHYRIGATNGPMLGGLMHHLGAARPQARISPQSSWSADELTDLVAAGRLDYALVGVCGESAPPAAAGVRWRLLAVDPVFVLLPEDHPLAGKDEVDLSDLAEARWSATPGDGCFGDCFAAACARAGFAPRDLYETDVVSCVDLVRSGDAIALCQPTFREMPGVIPVPIAGIPLRWRQFIGWHSGCQSPEEVARLAGHALSAYADVLARSPRYTDWLAGHPGFGMN, from the coding sequence ATGGAACTGGAGCTGCGGCATCTGCGGGTCATCTGCACTGTCGCGGACACCGGCAGCGTGACCAAGGCGGCGGCCAGGCTCGGACTCGCCCAGCCCGCGTTGACCGCCCAGCTCAACCGGATCGAACGCGCACTCGGCGGCACCCTGTTCGAGCGGGACCGGCGCGGCTCCCGGCCCACCCCGCTCGGCGAGCTGGTGCTGGCCAGGGCCCGGATGTTGTTGCCGGCGGTGAGCGAACTGCGCGAGGAGGCCGCCCGGCTGGCCAACTCCGCGGGCGAGGACACCGCGCACTACCGGATCGGCGCGACCAACGGACCGATGCTGGGCGGGCTGATGCACCACCTGGGCGCGGCCCGGCCGCAGGCCCGGATCTCCCCGCAAAGCTCCTGGTCCGCCGATGAGCTGACCGACCTGGTCGCCGCGGGCCGGCTGGACTACGCGCTGGTCGGGGTGTGCGGGGAGTCCGCGCCGCCCGCCGCGGCCGGGGTGCGATGGCGGTTGCTGGCGGTGGACCCAGTGTTCGTGCTGCTGCCCGAGGACCACCCGCTGGCGGGCAAGGACGAGGTGGACCTGAGCGATCTGGCCGAGGCGCGCTGGTCGGCCACCCCTGGCGACGGCTGTTTCGGCGACTGCTTCGCCGCCGCCTGCGCCCGCGCCGGATTCGCGCCACGGGACCTGTACGAGACCGATGTGGTCAGCTGCGTGGACCTGGTCCGCTCCGGGGACGCGATCGCGCTCTGCCAGCCCACCTTCCGCGAGATGCCGGGCGTGATCCCGGTGCCGATCGCCGGGATCCCGTTGCGCTGGCGGCAGTTCATCGGCTGGCACAGCGGCTGCCAGTCCCCGGAGGAGGTGGCCAGGCTGGCCGGGCACGCGCTGTCGGCCTACGCCGACGTGCTGGCCCGCAGCCCGCGCTACACCGACTGGCTGGCCGGGCATCCCGGCTTCGGCATGAACTGA